The following coding sequences are from one Buchnera aphidicola (Nippolachnus piri) window:
- a CDS encoding ABC transporter transmembrane domain-containing protein, producing the protein MQLFQQLKWYFKKEWKRYLGALLLLILVTILQLLPSSIIGKIIDNIYHKNINTKFTLLWMFTVIGISGLIYILRYFWRILLFGASYALATELRIKFCQSLIKKNAKFYNKTNNGDLMARATNDIDKVVFAAGEGVLTLIDSFVLGFSVFSTMCIQINYKLSFASLLPLPIMAIIVKIFGKKIHFYFQKSQKSFSKLTSYTQDCLSNIRMIRGFGLEKKELKKFTILLSKNSLKNLNVTKIDAQFDPIIYLSIAASNLIAILGGSFLISQGKMTFGQLTSFLLYLGTMIWPMLAFAWLFNIIERGSVSWERIQKILIKKNLKKITLKKIKFKKNHILKIYIKKFHYPNSKNCILKNIKINLLPGKILGICGPTGAGKTTLIKIIQGTYKNHKQKILYGIYNIHKISKKNWKKNISIVEQSPFLFSDTILNNISFGNPNASISEIKNVAKLAKIHHEIKNFSEGYNTQIGESGITLSGGQKQRICIARALLMKPNILILDDPLSAVDNETEQKILKNIYQQKFKTQTIILISHKLSILKKSDNIIVLKKGKIIQKGTHKELLNKKNWYQKMYHYQKL; encoded by the coding sequence ATGCAATTATTTCAACAATTAAAATGGTATTTTAAAAAAGAATGGAAAAGATATTTAGGAGCTTTATTATTGTTAATTCTTGTTACAATATTACAATTACTACCTTCTTCTATTATCGGAAAAATTATTGATAATATTTATCATAAAAATATTAATACAAAATTTACATTATTATGGATGTTTACAGTAATTGGAATTTCAGGTTTAATTTATATTTTAAGATATTTTTGGAGAATTTTATTATTTGGAGCATCTTATGCTTTAGCTACAGAATTACGAATAAAATTTTGTCAATCATTAATTAAAAAAAATGCAAAATTTTATAATAAAACAAATAATGGAGATTTAATGGCTCGTGCAACAAATGATATTGATAAAGTAGTTTTTGCAGCAGGTGAAGGAGTATTAACTTTAATTGATTCTTTTGTATTAGGATTTTCAGTATTTAGTACAATGTGTATTCAAATTAATTATAAATTATCCTTTGCTTCTTTATTACCTTTACCAATTATGGCTATAATTGTAAAAATTTTTGGCAAAAAAATACATTTTTATTTTCAAAAATCTCAAAAATCTTTTTCTAAATTAACCAGTTATACTCAAGATTGTTTAAGTAATATACGTATGATCCGAGGATTCGGATTAGAAAAAAAAGAATTAAAAAAATTTACTATATTATTATCTAAAAATAGTCTAAAAAATTTAAATGTGACAAAAATAGATGCTCAATTTGATCCTATTATTTATTTATCTATTGCTGCTTCAAATTTAATTGCAATTTTAGGGGGTAGTTTTCTTATTTCTCAAGGAAAAATGACTTTTGGGCAATTAACTAGTTTTCTTTTATATTTAGGGACTATGATTTGGCCTATGTTAGCTTTTGCATGGCTCTTTAATATTATTGAAAGAGGAAGTGTATCATGGGAAAGAATACAAAAAATTTTAATAAAAAAAAATTTAAAAAAAATAACATTAAAAAAAATAAAATTTAAAAAAAATCATATATTAAAAATATATATAAAAAAATTTCATTATCCCAATTCTAAAAATTGTATATTAAAGAATATTAAAATTAACTTATTACCCGGAAAAATTTTAGGAATCTGTGGACCTACAGGCGCAGGAAAAACAACATTAATTAAAATAATCCAAGGAACGTATAAAAATCATAAACAAAAAATATTATATGGTATATATAATATACATAAAATATCCAAAAAAAATTGGAAAAAAAACATTTCTATAGTAGAGCAATCTCCATTTCTATTTTCTGATACGATTTTAAATAATATTTCTTTCGGAAATCCTAATGCGTCTATTTCCGAAATAAAAAATGTAGCAAAATTAGCTAAAATACATCATGAAATAAAAAATTTTTCAGAAGGTTATAATACTCAAATTGGTGAAAGTGGAATTACTTTATCAGGAGGACAAAAACAAAGAATTTGTATAGCTCGTGCTTTATTAATGAAACCTAACATTTTAATTTTAGATGATCCTTTATCAGCTGTCGATAATGAAACAGAACAAAAAATTTTAAAAAATATTTATCAACAAAAATTTAAAACACAAACTATTATTTTAATTTCACATAAATTATCTATTTTAAAAAAATCTGATAATATCATAGTTCTTAAAAAGGGTAAAATAATACAAAAAGGTACTCATAAAGAATTATTAAATAAAAAAAATTGGTATCAAAAAATGTATCATTATCAAAAATTATAA
- a CDS encoding ABC transporter transmembrane domain-containing protein, translating into MNNTLKSWITIKKLLSYYTLYLYSFILSCLLMLFSTITEILGPIIISIFLKNMLKYKIFNYKISIYLIFIFLTLQIISSILNYLQKIIFNKISINIIQKIRIQVMKSILNQPMKIFDYIPIGKLVTNVINDIESVKDFYDIIVCSILKNFILFIMISIAMFSLDWKMALISCLIIPIVISIMFFHQYYSKPIIQKIKNSITQLNITINELLNGISIIQQFQQEKKFIKRIKKISEKNYLEKMKILRLDGLLLRPLLSFIASIILASIIIFFKFSNYNLCKISLLYTFMNYLGRLNEPLISMANQQSLLQQSIVSSERIFNLINSQKQKYGIDNTNWENGDIKFNKINFSYKKNSKKVLKNITFTIKKNSCIALVGKTGSGKSTLAKLLMGYYPEHTGTITINKKNIYTFSKKKIRKHISMVQQEPTILHDTVQKNISLDRKITTKRILKIIKKVQLHNFLKKLPKNLETILDPQGKNLSQGQKQLIGISRVLVKKPKILIFDEATANIDAESEQNIQNTLNKIKKNTTTIIIAHRLSTVINSDKIIVLEKGKIVEQGKHLELLQKKGFYWKIYNFQIKKKIFL; encoded by the coding sequence GTGAATAATACCTTAAAATCTTGGATAACAATTAAAAAATTATTATCTTATTATACACTTTATTTATATTCATTCATCTTATCATGTTTACTTATGTTATTTTCTACAATTACAGAAATTCTAGGTCCAATAATTATTAGTATTTTTCTAAAAAATATGTTAAAATATAAAATTTTTAATTATAAAATATCTATATATTTAATTTTTATTTTTTTAACATTACAAATAATTTCTTCCATTTTAAATTATCTTCAAAAAATAATATTTAATAAAATTTCTATTAATATTATTCAAAAAATTAGAATTCAAGTAATGAAATCAATTTTAAACCAACCAATGAAAATATTTGACTATATTCCAATTGGAAAATTAGTTACAAATGTTATTAATGATATAGAATCTGTTAAAGATTTTTATGACATTATTGTATGTTCTATATTAAAAAATTTTATATTATTTATTATGATTAGTATTGCTATGTTTTCTTTAGATTGGAAAATGGCATTAATTAGTTGTTTAATTATTCCTATTGTAATTAGTATAATGTTTTTTCATCAATATTATAGTAAACCTATTATACAAAAAATTAAAAATTCTATTACACAATTAAATATTACAATTAACGAATTATTAAATGGAATTTCTATTATACAACAATTTCAACAAGAAAAAAAATTTATTAAAAGAATAAAAAAAATTAGCGAAAAAAATTATTTAGAAAAAATGAAAATTTTACGACTTGATGGATTATTATTACGACCTTTATTAAGTTTTATTGCTTCTATTATTTTAGCAAGTATTATTATATTTTTTAAATTTTCTAATTATAATTTATGCAAAATAAGTTTACTATATACTTTTATGAATTATTTAGGTCGCTTAAATGAACCTTTAATTTCTATGGCTAATCAACAATCTTTATTACAACAATCTATTGTTTCTTCAGAAAGGATATTTAACTTAATAAATTCTCAAAAACAAAAATACGGAATAGATAATACAAATTGGGAAAATGGTGATATAAAATTTAATAAAATAAATTTTTCATATAAAAAAAACTCAAAAAAAGTATTAAAAAATATTACTTTTACAATTAAAAAAAATAGTTGCATCGCATTAGTAGGAAAAACAGGTAGCGGAAAAAGTACATTAGCAAAACTTTTAATGGGATATTATCCTGAACATACAGGTACAATAACAATAAATAAAAAAAATATTTATACATTTTCAAAAAAAAAAATACGAAAACATATTTCTATGGTACAACAAGAACCAACTATTTTACATGATACTGTACAAAAAAACATTTCTTTAGATAGAAAAATTACCACTAAAAGAATTTTAAAAATTATTAAAAAAGTACAATTACATAATTTTCTTAAAAAATTACCTAAAAATCTTGAAACCATCTTAGATCCACAAGGAAAAAACTTGTCACAAGGTCAAAAACAATTAATCGGAATTAGTCGAGTTTTAGTAAAAAAACCAAAAATTTTAATTTTTGATGAAGCTACAGCAAATATTGATGCTGAATCAGAACAAAACATTCAAAATACATTAAATAAAATTAAAAAAAATACTACTACTATTATTATTGCTCATCGTTTATCTACTGTTATAAATTCAGACAAAATCATTGTCTTAGAGAAAGGAAAAATTGTTGAACAAGGAAAACATTTAGAATTATTACAAAAAAAAGGATTTTATTGGAAAATTTATAATTTTCAAATTAAAAAAAAAATATTTCTATAA
- the dnaX gene encoding DNA polymerase III subunit gamma/tau has translation MQYNILTNKWRPQIFDEVIGQKYILKILKNSIDTGKIHHAWLFTGIRGIGKTTLARILAKSLSCIKKITSTPCRICNHCISIEQGKFLDFIELDAASRTRIEDIKIILDSIHYKPIKGRFKIYLIDEIHMLSKHSFNALLKTLEEPPQHVKFILATTEIEKLPYTIRSRCLQLHLQPITEKNIYNLIKKILKKEKINVESEAIELLSQNSSGSIRDAINMTELILSSSQKSKITYTYVTKLLGICDSKNIIKIIQYILKKDLKNIFKLLDLIENLGFSLENLLIKIIQFFHYISLLQTTSLNIYKKFKKSFQNIEKIHILSKKISFKKIQKYYKILILGRKNLKYAPNIRIGIEIIFLQIYYEI, from the coding sequence ATGCAATACAATATTTTAACAAATAAATGGAGACCTCAAATTTTTGATGAAGTTATTGGACAAAAATATATTCTTAAAATCTTAAAAAATTCTATTGATACTGGAAAAATTCATCATGCATGGTTATTTACAGGAATCCGAGGAATTGGAAAAACTACTTTAGCTAGAATTTTAGCAAAAAGTTTAAGTTGTATAAAAAAAATTACTTCAACACCTTGTAGAATATGTAATCATTGTATTTCAATAGAACAAGGAAAATTTTTAGATTTTATAGAATTAGATGCTGCATCACGAACAAGGATAGAAGATATTAAAATTATTTTAGATTCTATACATTACAAACCTATTAAAGGTAGATTTAAAATTTATTTAATAGATGAAATCCATATGTTATCTAAACATAGTTTTAATGCCCTCCTTAAAACTTTAGAAGAACCTCCGCAACATGTAAAATTTATTTTAGCTACTACAGAAATAGAGAAATTACCATATACAATACGTTCTCGTTGTTTACAATTGCATTTACAACCAATTACAGAAAAAAATATTTATAATCTTATTAAAAAAATTTTGAAAAAAGAAAAAATTAATGTAGAATCCGAAGCTATAGAGTTATTATCTCAAAATTCTTCTGGAAGTATTAGAGATGCTATAAACATGACAGAATTAATTTTATCATCTTCACAAAAATCTAAAATTACTTATACTTATGTGACAAAATTATTAGGAATTTGTGATTCAAAAAATATAATAAAAATTATTCAATATATTTTAAAAAAAGATTTAAAAAACATTTTTAAATTATTAGATTTAATAGAAAATTTAGGATTTTCATTAGAAAATTTATTAATAAAAATAATTCAATTTTTTCATTATATTTCTTTATTACAAACTACCTCTTTAAATATTTATAAAAAATTTAAAAAATCTTTTCAAAATATTGAAAAAATACATATTCTTTCAAAAAAAATATCTTTTAAAAAAATTCAAAAATATTATAAAATTTTGATTTTAGGAAGAAAAAATTTAAAATATGCTCCTAATATACGAATTGGTATAGAAATAATTTTTTTACAAATATATTATGAAATATAA
- a CDS encoding YbaB/EbfC family nucleoid-associated protein, which yields MFTKDNFEKLLHQAQNMQKNIENIHTESKNIQVKGESGAGLIKIYLNGLYQCQKIKIDKTLFTISNKKITEDLIIAAFNHAVQKILDTQKNKIIKTC from the coding sequence ATGTTTACAAAAGATAATTTTGAAAAATTATTACATCAAGCTCAAAACATGCAAAAAAATATAGAAAACATACATACAGAATCAAAAAATATTCAAGTAAAAGGAGAATCAGGAGCAGGATTAATAAAAATTTATTTAAATGGTCTATACCAATGTCAAAAAATTAAAATTGATAAGACTTTATTCACTATTTCTAATAAAAAAATAACAGAAGATTTAATTATAGCAGCCTTTAATCATGCTGTTCAAAAAATTTTAGACACTCAAAAAAATAAAATTATAAAAACATGTTAA
- the htpG gene encoding molecular chaperone HtpG: MDKNTKKKTHIFQSEVKQLLHLMIHSLYSNKEIFLREVISNASDAIEKLRFSKLSSPENFSNLISPGKIQISLNKSEKTITISDNGIGMTKKEIINNLGIIAQSGTKNFLKNLKKNNTQKNDFIGKFGVGFYSIFIVAEKVAVYTRHANIHNNLGILWESEGKGTYTIQEIPLKEIGTQIILYLKDTEKEFLEEWKIKQIVKKYSDHISIPVEISKYDEKTKTISWEKINKAQSLWTLPKTNITKKEYQEFYSYLTQDTEKPLIWTHNIIEGSQSYINLMYIPKKTTWDMWNRENKHGLKLYVKNVYIMDDATQFLPNYLRFVKGIIDSQDLPLNVSREILQNNELTKNLKKTLTKRILTLLTKLQDQDQKKYQEFWNNFGIILKEGIAEDTENKDIISNLLRFNSLKISQKIQTVSLNDYLKNFKENQEKIYFLTADSFDSALNSPHLEIFKENNIDVLLLSDRVDEWMMNYLLEFKNKKFQSISKTDITLEKFLKSKPILPEKINQKYSLFIQKIKEILDNKVKDVRITNRLTNTPVIVLTDSNDMSTQMSKLFVAAGQQVPTIKYILEINMEHKLIKKILKIQEKEKLSIWIEMLFEQAILAEKGNLENPNNFIKKINKLLTI; this comes from the coding sequence ATGGATAAAAATACAAAAAAAAAAACTCATATTTTTCAATCTGAAGTCAAACAATTATTACATTTAATGATACATTCTTTATATTCTAATAAAGAAATATTTTTAAGAGAAGTTATATCTAATGCATCAGATGCAATAGAAAAATTAAGATTTTCTAAATTATCTTCTCCAGAAAATTTTTCAAATTTAATTTCTCCTGGAAAAATTCAAATATCATTAAATAAATCAGAAAAAACAATAACTATTTCAGACAATGGAATAGGAATGACTAAAAAAGAAATTATTAATAATTTAGGAATTATTGCTCAATCTGGAACTAAAAATTTTTTAAAAAATCTTAAAAAAAATAATACACAAAAAAATGATTTTATTGGAAAATTTGGAGTAGGATTTTATTCTATTTTTATTGTTGCTGAAAAAGTTGCTGTATATACACGTCACGCTAACATTCATAACAATTTAGGAATTTTATGGGAATCTGAAGGTAAAGGAACATATACAATTCAAGAAATTCCTTTAAAAGAGATTGGAACTCAAATTATTTTATATTTAAAAGATACAGAAAAAGAATTTTTAGAAGAATGGAAAATTAAACAAATTGTTAAAAAATATTCAGATCACATTTCAATTCCAGTAGAAATTTCAAAATATGACGAAAAAACAAAAACAATATCTTGGGAAAAAATAAATAAAGCGCAATCTTTATGGACTTTACCAAAAACAAATATTACAAAAAAAGAATATCAAGAATTTTATTCTTATCTAACTCAAGATACTGAAAAACCATTAATCTGGACACATAATATTATCGAAGGATCCCAATCATATATTAATTTAATGTATATTCCTAAAAAAACTACATGGGATATGTGGAATCGTGAAAATAAACATGGTTTAAAACTATATGTTAAAAATGTATATATTATGGATGATGCAACTCAATTTTTGCCTAATTATTTAAGATTTGTAAAAGGAATTATAGATTCTCAAGATTTACCATTAAATGTATCCCGTGAAATTTTACAAAATAATGAATTAACAAAAAATTTAAAAAAAACTTTAACTAAAAGAATTTTAACATTATTAACAAAATTACAAGATCAAGACCAAAAAAAATATCAAGAATTTTGGAATAACTTTGGAATAATTTTAAAAGAAGGAATAGCTGAAGATACAGAAAATAAAGATATAATTTCAAATCTATTAAGATTTAATTCCTTAAAAATTTCCCAAAAAATACAAACAGTATCTTTAAATGATTACTTAAAAAATTTTAAAGAAAATCAAGAAAAAATTTATTTTTTAACTGCAGATAGTTTTGATTCAGCTTTAAATAGTCCACATTTAGAAATTTTTAAAGAAAATAATATTGATGTACTATTATTATCTGATCGAGTAGATGAATGGATGATGAATTATTTATTAGAATTTAAAAATAAAAAATTCCAATCAATTAGTAAAACTGATATTACATTAGAAAAATTTTTAAAATCAAAACCTATTTTACCAGAAAAAATAAATCAAAAATATTCTCTTTTTATACAAAAAATTAAAGAAATTTTAGATAATAAAGTAAAAGACGTCCGGATTACAAATCGATTAACTAATACCCCTGTAATTGTATTAACAGATTCGAATGATATGAGTACTCAAATGTCTAAATTGTTTGTAGCAGCAGGACAACAAGTACCTACAATCAAATATATTTTAGAAATTAATATGGAACATAAGTTAATTAAAAAAATTTTAAAAATTCAAGAAAAAGAAAAATTATCAATTTGGATTGAAATGTTATTTGAGCAAGCTATTCTAGCTGAAAAAGGAAATTTAGAAAATCCAAATAATTTTATCAAAAAAATAAATAAATTATTAACAATATAA
- the folD gene encoding bifunctional methylenetetrahydrofolate dehydrogenase/methenyltetrahydrofolate cyclohydrolase FolD: MTTKILNGSKIALKILKKLKNKVKLKTQHGKRSPGLAIILIGNLPESLLYIKNKKIAGKFAGFLIKCFFFEINVTEFIILKKIKDLNKDKNIDGILIQLPIPQHLNYIKIFSSINPTKDIEGFHPYNIGKFYQKSPIFRPCTSKGIITLLNYYKINIYNLHALIIGDSNTVGKPMLLELLMQNCTTSIVHKNTKNLKNLTKYADLIIIAIGKPNFLYGTWIKKNSIIIDVGINYINKNTIIGDVHYNSASLKTSYITPVPGGVGPMTVVSLLQNTFKAYQKFQKN, from the coding sequence ATGACTACAAAAATCTTAAATGGTTCTAAAATTGCTTTAAAAATATTAAAAAAGCTTAAAAATAAAGTAAAATTAAAAACTCAACATGGAAAAAGGTCTCCCGGATTAGCTATTATTTTAATTGGCAATTTACCTGAATCTTTACTATATATTAAAAATAAAAAAATAGCCGGAAAGTTTGCGGGATTTCTCATAAAATGTTTTTTCTTTGAGATCAATGTCACCGAATTTATAATTTTAAAAAAAATAAAAGATCTTAATAAAGATAAAAATATTGATGGAATTTTAATACAATTACCTATCCCTCAACATTTAAACTATATAAAAATTTTTAGTAGCATAAATCCTACAAAAGACATTGAAGGATTTCATCCTTATAATATAGGAAAATTTTATCAAAAATCACCTATTTTTCGACCATGTACTTCAAAAGGAATTATTACATTATTAAATTACTATAAAATAAATATATATAATTTACATGCTTTAATTATCGGAGATTCTAATACAGTAGGAAAACCTATGTTATTAGAACTATTAATGCAAAATTGCACGACAAGTATTGTACACAAAAATACCAAAAATCTAAAAAATCTTACTAAATATGCAGATCTGATTATTATAGCAATTGGAAAACCAAATTTTTTATACGGCACTTGGATCAAAAAAAATTCTATTATTATAGATGTTGGAATTAATTATATAAATAAAAATACTATTATAGGAGATGTACATTATAATTCAGCATCTTTAAAAACCTCATATATTACCCCAGTACCTGGAGGAGTTGGTCCAATGACTGTAGTATCTTTATTACAAAATACTTTTAAAGCTTATCAAAAATTTCAAAAAAATTAA
- the cysS gene encoding cysteine--tRNA ligase, translating into MLKIFNSATKKKEKFQVKKNKCMNLYVCGVTVYDLCHVGHARTFIFFDIVVRYFKFLDYKVFYVRNITDIDDKIIQCAKKFKQSIKKYSTRMIKEMKKDLNSLNLLLPTKEPLITEYIFEIIFMIQKLLNKKIAYISENGDVLFKISKFKDYGKFSQCFSNLFNKNFLQKIPVFFQKKNVDFVLWKLQKKKKNEKEIFWNSPWGLGRPGWHIECSAINYKFFPDGADIHGGGIDLLFPHHENERAQSISFQKNSCAYFWVHVGMIIFNNSKMSKSLKNIVTIRYLRKYYTVDVLKYYLLSTHYRRPLNFLEKNLISSKNIMNRIYSVLNLYNFSKVSFKIIFIEQKKFINLFMKALENDFNTPKACSILYKLSKYIKSLYGKNFFLEKYLVFTLLYLGNFLGIFLKFSFKKSLNIFQNCLDSKYYIKNLLKLRNKYRKNKQWDLADDIREKLYKLKIFINDSKFDSEYFF; encoded by the coding sequence ATGTTAAAAATTTTTAATTCTGCTACAAAAAAAAAAGAAAAATTTCAAGTAAAAAAAAATAAATGCATGAATCTTTATGTATGTGGTGTGACAGTATATGATTTGTGTCATGTGGGACATGCTCGAACTTTTATATTTTTTGATATAGTTGTACGTTATTTTAAATTTTTAGATTATAAAGTTTTTTATGTAAGAAATATTACTGATATTGATGATAAGATCATTCAATGCGCCAAAAAATTTAAACAGTCTATAAAAAAATATTCTACACGTATGATTAAAGAGATGAAAAAAGATTTAAATTCTTTAAATTTATTATTACCGACAAAAGAACCGTTAATTACAGAATATATTTTTGAAATTATTTTTATGATTCAAAAACTATTAAATAAAAAAATTGCATATATTTCTGAAAATGGAGATGTTTTATTTAAAATTTCTAAATTTAAAGATTATGGAAAATTTTCTCAATGTTTTTCTAATTTATTTAATAAAAATTTTTTACAAAAAATACCTGTTTTTTTTCAAAAAAAAAATGTTGATTTTGTATTATGGAAATTGCAAAAAAAAAAGAAAAATGAAAAAGAAATTTTTTGGAATTCTCCATGGGGATTAGGGCGACCTGGGTGGCATATTGAATGTTCTGCCATTAATTATAAATTTTTTCCTGACGGAGCAGATATTCATGGAGGTGGTATAGATTTATTGTTTCCGCATCATGAAAATGAAAGAGCGCAATCAATTAGTTTTCAAAAAAATTCTTGTGCATATTTTTGGGTACATGTAGGAATGATAATTTTTAATAATTCAAAAATGTCAAAATCTTTAAAAAATATTGTTACAATTCGTTATTTAAGAAAATATTATACAGTAGATGTTTTAAAATATTATTTATTATCCACACATTATCGTCGACCTTTAAATTTTTTAGAAAAAAATTTAATTTCTTCAAAAAATATTATGAATCGTATTTATTCTGTTTTAAATTTATATAATTTTTCAAAAGTTTCTTTTAAAATTATTTTTATAGAACAAAAAAAATTTATAAATTTATTCATGAAGGCTTTAGAAAATGATTTTAATACTCCTAAAGCATGTTCTATTTTATATAAATTATCTAAATATATTAAATCTCTTTATGGAAAAAATTTTTTTTTAGAAAAATATTTAGTATTTACTTTACTGTACTTAGGAAATTTTTTAGGTATTTTTTTAAAATTTTCTTTTAAAAAATCTTTAAATATTTTTCAAAATTGTCTAGATTCAAAATATTATATTAAAAATTTATTAAAATTAAGAAATAAATATAGAAAAAATAAACAATGGGATTTAGCTGATGATATACGAGAAAAATTATATAAATTAAAAATTTTTATAAATGATTCAAAATTTGATTCGGAATATTTTTTTTAA
- the ybeD gene encoding DUF493 family protein YbeD, which produces MQITLEKMLKFPCTFTYKVIGLSQPELTNNIIKVIQIHIPGDYIPQIKSSNKGTYLSISVTICAKNFQQIENLYNELSKIHLVRMVL; this is translated from the coding sequence ATGCAAATTACATTAGAAAAAATGTTAAAATTTCCATGTACTTTTACATATAAAGTGATAGGATTGTCACAACCAGAATTAACAAATAATATTATTAAAGTAATACAAATTCATATACCTGGAGATTATATACCTCAAATTAAATCTAGTAATAAAGGTACATATCTTTCAATTTCAGTAACAATTTGTGCTAAAAATTTTCAACAAATAGAAAATTTATATAATGAATTAAGTAAAATACATTTAGTTAGAATGGTATTATAA
- the cspE gene encoding transcription antiterminator/RNA stability regulator CspE yields the protein MSKIKGNVKWFNESKGFGFITPEDGSKDVFVHFSAIQSNGFKTLAEGQSVEFEITEGAKGPSAANVISL from the coding sequence ATGTCCAAGATTAAAGGTAATGTTAAGTGGTTTAATGAATCTAAAGGTTTCGGTTTCATTACTCCTGAAGATGGTAGCAAAGATGTATTTGTTCATTTTTCAGCTATCCAAAGCAACGGATTTAAAACTTTGGCAGAGGGTCAAAGCGTTGAATTCGAAATTACCGAAGGCGCTAAAGGGCCATCAGCCGCAAATGTTATTAGCTTATAA
- the aroE gene encoding shikimate dehydrogenase: protein MSNISPVFVIGLFGNPVQHSLSPIIHKHFSLQIKILYMYKTFLCTEKNFFSNISNFFKRKENIGANVTVPFKKKAYNFSKKFLYYSKNSSTVNTLLKISSTLILGNNTDGIGLVYDLKRLKFFKKKNYVLLLGAGGAAKSVIFALLQENCIIYILNRTIKNAKLLVQYFSQFRNVFLFQYDKNIFFDIIINATSSGIFHLSPDFPCDIIHKKICCYDMFYCKKKILTKFLLRCKSLGAQRISDGIGMLVSQAAFSCLHWFGKIPNILKTINFLDNLRK from the coding sequence ATGTCTAATATTTCTCCTGTTTTTGTGATTGGGTTATTTGGGAATCCTGTACAACATTCTTTATCTCCGATTATTCATAAACATTTTTCTTTACAAATAAAAATTTTATATATGTATAAAACATTTTTATGTACTGAAAAAAATTTTTTTAGTAATATTTCAAATTTTTTTAAAAGAAAAGAAAATATTGGTGCAAATGTTACTGTTCCATTTAAAAAAAAAGCTTATAATTTTTCAAAAAAATTCTTATATTATTCAAAAAATTCTAGTACAGTTAATACATTACTTAAAATATCTTCTACTCTAATATTAGGAAATAATACAGATGGAATAGGTTTAGTATATGATTTAAAACGTTTAAAATTTTTTAAAAAAAAAAATTATGTTTTGTTATTAGGTGCTGGTGGTGCTGCAAAATCAGTTATTTTTGCATTATTACAAGAAAATTGTATTATATATATTTTAAATAGAACAATAAAAAATGCAAAGTTATTAGTACAATATTTTTCTCAATTTAGAAATGTTTTTCTTTTTCAATATGATAAAAATATTTTTTTTGATATAATAATTAATGCTACATCTAGTGGTATATTTCATTTATCTCCAGATTTTCCTTGCGATATAATACATAAAAAAATATGTTGTTATGATATGTTTTATTGTAAAAAAAAAATTTTAACTAAATTTTTATTACGTTGTAAATCATTAGGCGCTCAAAGAATATCTGATGGAATTGGTATGTTAGTATCTCAGGCTGCATTTTCTTGTTTACATTGGTTTGGAAAAATTCCAAATATTTTAAAAACGATTAATTTTTTAGATAATTTAAGAAAATAA